In Accipiter gentilis chromosome 18, bAccGen1.1, whole genome shotgun sequence, the following are encoded in one genomic region:
- the BHLHE41 gene encoding class E basic helix-loop-helix protein 41: MDEGISRLPERQLLEHRDFIGLDYPSLYMCKPKRGVKRDESKETYKLPHRLIEKKRRDRINECIAQLKDLLPEHLKLTTLGHLEKAVVLELTLKHLKALTALTEQQHQKIIALQNGERSMKSPVQADLDAFHSGFQTCAKEVLQYLSRFESWTPREQRCAQLLGHLHSISTQFLPGPQLLSPPPGPLSKGSSSSSSSSSSSSSSPPAPPCAPGHKPEGQANCVPVIQRTHAAELSAETDTDTDSGYGGEGEARPERGPAAAAAAAGGPLPALAIKQEPSGDEAPPAPKRLKLDGGGSPLPGPPGLPARGAEAAAAAAAAAAAALVRPDAALLGSLMALGAGGGGAPVGQPAAAAPFCLPFYFISPSAAAAYMQPFLDKGSLEKYLYPAAPIPLLYPGIPAQAAAAAAAAAASSFPCLSSVLGPAEKAAAAAAAGLPPAPHLPHPFAAAAAAGLAAAEPCEEAETAAAEEPGAEGP; this comes from the exons atggatgaagGAATCTCCCGCTTGCCGGAGAGGCAGCTACTGGAGCATAGGGATTTTATAGG gctggactACCCTTCCCTGTATATGTGCAAGCCCAAAAGAGGCGTGAAGAGGGACGAGAGCAAG GAAACGTACAAACTGCCACATAGACTGATAGAAAAGAAGAGGCGAGACAGGATTAACGAATGCATTGCCCAGCTGAAGGATTTACTGCCCGAGCATCTGAAATTGACG ACGCTGGGCCACCTGGAGAAAGCGGTGGTGCTGGAACTGACTTTGAAGCACTTGAAAGCGCTAACGGCCTTAACGGAGCAGCAGCACCAGAAGATCATCGCTTTGCAGAACG gggAGCGGTCCATGAAGTCTCCCGTGCAGGCCGACCTGGACGCCTTCCACTCGGGCTTTCAGACGTGCGCCAAGGAAGTGCTGCAGTACCTCTCCCGCTTCGAGAGCTGGACCCCCCGCGAGCAGCGATGCGCCCAGCTCCTCGGCCACCTGCACTCCATCTCCACGCAGTTCCTCCCCGGCCCCCAGCtgctctccccgccgccgggccccctCAGCAAgggatcctcctcctcctcctcctcctcctcctcctcctcttcctccccgcccgcccccccctgcGCGCCGGGCCACAAGCCGGAGGGCCAGGCTAACTGCGTGCCCGTCATCCAGCGGACTCACGCCGCCGAGCTCAGCGCCGAGACCGACACGGACACGGACAGCGGCTACGGCGGGGAGGGCGAGGCGCGCCCCGagcgcggccccgcggcggcggcggcggcggccgggggcccGCTGCCGGCCCTGGCCATCAAGCAGGAGCCCTCGGGGGACGAGGCGCCCCCCGCGCCCAAGCGGCTGAAGCTggacggcggcggcagccccctgcccggcccgccggggctgccggcgcggggcgccgaggcggcggcggctgcggcggcggcggcggcggcggcgctggtgAGACCCGACGCCGCCCTGCTGGGCTCCCTGATGGCCctgggggcgggcggcggcggggcccccgTCGgacagccggcggcggcggccccttTCTGCCTGCCCTTCTACTTCATctccccctccgccgccgccgcctacATGCAGCCCTTCCTGGATAAGGGCAGCCTGGAGAAGTATCTCTACCCCGCCGCCCCCATCCCGCTCCTCTACCCGGGCATCCCGGCCcaggcggccgccgccgcggccgccgccgccgcctcctccttcccctgcctctcctccGTGCTCGGCCCCGCCGAGaaggcggccgccgccgccgccgccgggctgccccCGGCGCCCCACCTCCCGCAccccttcgccgccgccgccgccgccgggctggcCGCCGCCGAGCCCTGCGAGGAGGCCGAGACCGCGGCCGCCGAGGAGCCCGGCGCCGAGGGCCCGtga